Proteins encoded together in one Roseibacterium elongatum DSM 19469 window:
- a CDS encoding DUF1330 domain-containing protein: MPKGYIVANIRTDDMDGMKRFADASAPVIAEYGGRILARDPAPDNREGAVTGISVHVEFDDVETAQRFYESAGYTSAKAIREAIADTDLRIVSGV, encoded by the coding sequence ATGCCAAAAGGCTATATCGTGGCGAACATTCGAACCGATGACATGGACGGAATGAAACGATTTGCCGACGCCTCGGCCCCTGTCATCGCGGAATATGGCGGTCGGATCCTTGCCCGCGACCCGGCACCGGACAACCGCGAAGGGGCTGTGACCGGGATCTCTGTTCATGTCGAATTCGACGATGTCGAAACGGCGCAACGCTTCTACGAGTCCGCAGGCTACACGTCGGCGAAGGCGATCCGCGAAGCCATCGCCGATACGGATCTTCGGATCGTTTCAGGCGTCTGA
- a CDS encoding L,D-transpeptidase family protein — translation MTPTDMVLTPMGLRFMGRVFPCTIGRGGVRADKREGDGATPNGTHRLVGCLYRPDRMARPCDWALPIGPRDLWSDDPQDADYNLMVRAPHPYSHEALRRADPLYDLVLLTDWNWPRAERGRGSAIFLHRWRAAGRPTEGCIGLDPMHLRWIVPRIRYRTRLIVPDSLAA, via the coding sequence GTGACACCAACCGACATGGTTCTGACCCCGATGGGGCTGCGTTTCATGGGGCGGGTCTTTCCCTGCACCATCGGGCGCGGCGGCGTGCGCGCGGACAAGCGCGAGGGGGACGGCGCCACGCCGAACGGGACGCATCGGCTGGTGGGCTGTCTCTATCGGCCCGACCGCATGGCGCGGCCCTGCGACTGGGCGCTGCCGATCGGGCCGCGCGACCTGTGGTCCGACGATCCGCAGGACGCGGACTACAACCTGATGGTCCGCGCCCCCCACCCCTACAGTCACGAGGCGCTGCGCCGCGCCGATCCGCTGTATGATCTGGTGCTGCTGACCGACTGGAACTGGCCCCGGGCCGAGCGGGGGCGTGGATCGGCGATCTTCCTCCACCGCTGGCGCGCGGCCGGCCGACCGACCGAGGGGTGTATCGGTCTCGACCCCATGCATTTGCGGTGGATCGTTCCAAGAATCCGGTATCGGACGCGGCTGATCGTTCCCGACAGCCTGGCCGCATAG
- a CDS encoding YggS family pyridoxal phosphate-dependent enzyme produces MALHDIQTRLDAAVAEAGRAPGSVTLIAVSKVQPPERVEAVLTEGHRIFGENRVQEAQGRWPAFQARYDGIELHLIGPLQTNKARQAVEMFDAIHTLDRPKLATTLARLAQERGACPDLFIQVNTGEEPQKAGCLPAEADAFIAQARELDLPVTGVMCIPPVEEEASLHFALLAKIAERNGLDGLSMGMSSDFEKAVKFGATHVRVGSAIFGDRVYA; encoded by the coding sequence ATGGCTTTGCACGATATCCAGACCCGCCTAGATGCCGCCGTGGCCGAGGCCGGCCGCGCGCCCGGTTCCGTCACGCTGATCGCCGTCAGCAAGGTGCAACCGCCCGAACGGGTGGAGGCCGTGTTGACCGAGGGTCACCGCATTTTCGGCGAGAATCGCGTACAGGAGGCACAGGGCCGCTGGCCCGCCTTTCAGGCGCGCTATGACGGGATCGAACTGCACCTGATCGGCCCGCTGCAGACCAACAAGGCGCGGCAGGCGGTTGAGATGTTCGACGCCATCCACACGCTGGACCGGCCCAAGCTGGCGACCACGCTGGCCCGCCTCGCGCAGGAGCGTGGCGCCTGCCCCGACCTGTTCATCCAGGTGAACACGGGCGAAGAGCCGCAGAAAGCCGGTTGCCTGCCCGCCGAGGCCGACGCCTTCATCGCCCAGGCGCGGGAATTGGACCTGCCGGTGACGGGGGTGATGTGCATCCCCCCGGTCGAGGAAGAGGCCAGCCTGCATTTCGCGCTGCTGGCCAAGATCGCCGAGCGCAACGGGCTGGACGGGTTGTCGATGGGCATGTCATCGGATTTCGAAAAAGCCGTGAAATTCGGCGCGACTCATGTTCGTGTCGGTTCGGCCATTTTCGGCGATCGGGTCTACGCGTAG
- a CDS encoding porin produces MKKVLFATTALVATAGVAAADVAITGEAEMGIVGGDRYGDETEFWTSVDVFFTMSGETDGGLQFGAKVDLDEADNINGDGSDGVEVFLTGDFGGIYMGDTDGAYDRVLTENYGNPGSIDDSETLHAGYNNGAGLDGDYGGEIMRYEYSISGFRVAGSLELENGDDDYIWALGASYTFDFSGGSADVALAYQEDTGTNAELIGFTAGVTLDGGFTGGIMYQEGDSNNGGVDETFMGISAGYTFDAISIGVNYGIYEEDGSGDENDGFGIAATYDLGGGAEIRAAYANGDVGGAGAGTGNDGDAWSLGVRMSF; encoded by the coding sequence ATGAAAAAGGTTCTCTTCGCTACGACCGCGCTCGTCGCGACCGCTGGCGTGGCAGCAGCTGACGTGGCAATCACCGGTGAGGCCGAAATGGGCATCGTTGGTGGCGACCGCTACGGTGACGAAACCGAATTCTGGACGAGCGTCGACGTCTTCTTCACCATGTCCGGTGAAACCGATGGCGGCCTGCAGTTCGGCGCGAAAGTCGACCTGGACGAAGCCGACAACATCAACGGCGACGGCAGCGACGGCGTGGAAGTCTTCCTGACGGGCGACTTCGGCGGCATCTACATGGGCGACACCGATGGCGCCTATGACCGTGTCCTGACCGAGAACTACGGCAACCCCGGCTCGATCGACGACTCCGAGACGCTGCACGCCGGCTACAACAATGGCGCCGGCCTCGACGGTGACTACGGTGGCGAGATCATGCGCTACGAGTACTCGATCTCGGGCTTCCGTGTTGCCGGTTCGTTGGAGCTGGAAAACGGCGATGACGACTACATCTGGGCACTGGGTGCAAGCTACACGTTCGACTTCTCGGGCGGTTCGGCTGACGTTGCTCTGGCCTACCAGGAAGACACCGGCACCAACGCCGAACTGATCGGTTTCACCGCAGGCGTCACGCTGGACGGTGGCTTCACCGGTGGCATCATGTACCAGGAAGGTGACTCGAACAACGGTGGCGTGGACGAGACCTTCATGGGCATCTCGGCCGGCTACACGTTCGACGCCATCTCGATCGGTGTGAACTACGGCATCTACGAAGAAGATGGCTCTGGCGACGAGAACGACGGCTTCGGCATCGCGGCCACGTACGACCTGGGCGGTGGCGCGGAAATCCGTGCGGCCTATGCAAATGGCGACGTTGGCGGTGCCGGCGCCGGCACCGGCAACGACGGCGACGCTTGGTCGCTGGGTGTCCGCATGTCGTTCTGA
- a CDS encoding DUF3576 domain-containing protein, translating to MTLPLRPLGKMATIMGLALLVSGCAGAGADRERQNESLAADGLIVDDSRETLWDLFGGGDDPNTSVEVNRYLWQASLEILDFMPIEAADPFTGIIAYGYGTPPGGGTAYRATVYITDPALEARSLRIALQTRGGPVSRETARQIEDAILTRARQIRIRDGGL from the coding sequence ATGACACTGCCGCTGCGTCCTTTGGGAAAGATGGCCACCATTATGGGCCTTGCCCTGCTTGTGTCCGGCTGTGCCGGCGCCGGCGCGGATCGCGAGCGACAGAATGAAAGCCTCGCCGCGGATGGCCTGATCGTGGACGACAGCCGTGAAACGCTTTGGGATCTTTTCGGCGGCGGCGACGACCCGAACACCTCGGTCGAGGTGAACCGCTATCTCTGGCAGGCGTCGCTGGAGATTCTCGATTTCATGCCGATCGAGGCGGCCGACCCCTTCACGGGAATCATCGCCTATGGCTATGGCACGCCGCCCGGCGGCGGCACCGCCTATCGCGCGACCGTCTACATCACCGATCCCGCGCTCGAGGCGCGCAGCCTGCGTATCGCCCTGCAAACGCGCGGCGGCCCGGTCAGCCGCGAAACCGCGCGCCAGATCGAAGACGCGATTCTCACCCGCGCGCGGCAGATTCGCATCCGCGACGGCGGCCTCTGA
- the leuS gene encoding leucine--tRNA ligase has product MSRYDPATLEPKWQKAWDEAGTFLAQRSGDKPKYYVLEMFPYPSGRIHIGHVRNYTMGDVIARYKISTGHNVLHPMGWDAFGMPAENAAMDNGGHPADWTYQNIDTMRGQMKPLGLSIDWSREFATCDPEYYGQQQALFIDFLKAGLIDRKNATVNWDPVDMTVLANEQVIDGKGWRSGAEVERRELTQWFFKISDFSEELLEALDGLDDWPAKVKLMQANWIGRSRGLEFAFGLTEPTQGHDRIEVYTTRPDTLLGASFIGISPDHPIAKELEAHDPKVAAFCAEARRGGTTEEALEKAEKLGFDTGLTCRHPFDTSWELPVYIANFILMDYGTGAIFGCPAHDQRDLDFARKYGLPVTSTFVPLAGDHTLPEDGGEAFVPPKSDKVRWTLPFNWDEDATGEAAIDAAIAFCESKGVGHGVTKFRLRDWGLSRQRYWGCPIPVVHCETCGVVPEKKENLPVELPRDVDLSIPGNPLDRHPTWRDCACPSCGAPAKRETDTMDTFVDSSWYFARFTAPHAATPTDMAEAEYWMNVDQYIGGIEHAILHLLYSRFFARAMHITGHLPEKSKEPFNALFTQGMVTHAIYQTRDENGRPVYHFPEDVELRDGKAVLSDGTEVEIIPSAKMSKSKKNVVDPVAIISQYGADTARWFVLSDSPPERDVEWTASGAEAANKHLSRVWRLASEIAGDTTPAGAEDEALLREMHKTIQDVTNGVESFGFNAAIAKLYAFTNTLAKSGAGAEARKTAAKTLAQLMSPMTPHLSEEIWAMLGGAGLIANAPWPVADEAMLVEDTVTLPIQINGKRRSEITVAKDLAKEEVEKIALADDAVQKALNGGAPKKVIVVPGRIVNVVV; this is encoded by the coding sequence ATGTCCCGCTACGACCCCGCGACGCTGGAACCCAAATGGCAGAAAGCCTGGGACGAGGCCGGGACGTTCCTCGCCCAGCGCTCGGGCGACAAGCCCAAGTATTACGTGCTGGAAATGTTCCCCTACCCGTCGGGCCGCATCCATATCGGGCATGTGCGCAACTACACGATGGGCGACGTGATCGCGCGCTACAAGATCAGCACCGGCCATAACGTGCTGCACCCGATGGGCTGGGACGCGTTCGGCATGCCCGCCGAGAATGCCGCGATGGACAATGGCGGCCACCCCGCCGACTGGACCTATCAGAACATCGACACGATGCGCGGCCAGATGAAGCCCCTGGGCCTCAGCATCGACTGGAGCCGCGAGTTCGCCACCTGCGACCCCGAGTATTACGGCCAGCAGCAGGCGCTGTTCATCGATTTCCTCAAGGCCGGGCTGATCGACCGCAAGAACGCCACCGTGAACTGGGACCCCGTCGACATGACCGTTCTGGCCAACGAACAGGTGATCGACGGCAAGGGCTGGCGCTCGGGGGCCGAGGTCGAGCGCCGCGAGTTGACGCAGTGGTTCTTCAAGATCAGCGATTTTTCCGAGGAATTGCTCGAGGCGCTCGACGGCCTCGATGACTGGCCCGCCAAGGTCAAACTGATGCAGGCCAACTGGATCGGGCGTTCGCGCGGTCTGGAATTCGCCTTCGGCCTGACCGAGCCGACCCAGGGCCATGACCGGATCGAGGTCTACACGACCCGCCCCGACACGCTGCTTGGGGCGTCCTTCATCGGCATCTCGCCCGACCACCCCATCGCCAAGGAGCTTGAAGCCCATGACCCCAAGGTCGCGGCCTTCTGCGCCGAGGCGCGGCGCGGCGGCACCACCGAGGAAGCGCTTGAAAAGGCCGAAAAGCTGGGCTTCGACACCGGCCTGACATGCCGCCACCCGTTCGACACCTCGTGGGAATTGCCGGTCTATATCGCCAATTTCATCCTGATGGATTACGGCACCGGCGCGATTTTCGGCTGCCCGGCGCATGACCAGCGCGACCTCGATTTCGCGCGGAAATACGGGCTGCCCGTCACCTCGACCTTCGTGCCGCTCGCGGGCGATCACACCTTGCCCGAGGACGGGGGCGAGGCCTTCGTGCCGCCCAAATCCGACAAGGTGCGCTGGACCCTGCCCTTCAACTGGGACGAGGACGCCACGGGCGAGGCCGCCATCGACGCCGCCATCGCATTCTGCGAATCGAAGGGCGTCGGCCATGGCGTGACCAAGTTTCGCCTGCGCGACTGGGGCCTGTCGCGTCAACGCTACTGGGGCTGCCCGATTCCCGTCGTGCATTGCGAGACCTGCGGCGTGGTCCCCGAGAAAAAAGAAAACCTGCCCGTCGAACTGCCCCGCGATGTCGACCTGTCGATTCCCGGCAACCCGCTCGACCGCCACCCGACTTGGCGCGACTGCGCCTGCCCCTCCTGCGGCGCGCCGGCCAAGCGCGAAACCGACACGATGGACACGTTTGTCGATTCGTCGTGGTACTTCGCCCGTTTCACAGCGCCCCACGCCGCCACGCCCACTGATATGGCCGAGGCCGAGTACTGGATGAATGTCGACCAGTATATCGGCGGCATCGAACATGCGATTCTCCACCTGCTCTACTCGCGCTTCTTCGCCCGGGCGATGCACATCACCGGCCACCTGCCCGAAAAATCCAAGGAACCGTTCAACGCGCTCTTCACCCAAGGCATGGTGACCCACGCGATCTACCAGACCCGCGATGAAAACGGCCGCCCCGTCTACCACTTCCCCGAGGATGTGGAATTGCGCGATGGCAAGGCGGTGCTATCAGATGGCACCGAAGTCGAAATCATCCCCTCGGCCAAGATGTCGAAATCGAAAAAGAACGTCGTCGATCCGGTCGCCATCATCTCGCAATACGGGGCCGACACGGCGCGCTGGTTCGTGCTGTCCGATTCGCCCCCGGAACGGGACGTGGAATGGACGGCCAGCGGGGCCGAAGCCGCAAACAAGCACCTGTCGCGCGTCTGGCGGCTTGCCAGCGAGATCGCGGGCGATACCACGCCCGCCGGGGCCGAGGACGAGGCGCTGCTGCGCGAGATGCACAAGACCATCCAGGATGTGACGAACGGCGTCGAATCCTTCGGCTTCAACGCGGCCATCGCAAAACTCTACGCCTTCACCAACACGCTGGCCAAATCCGGGGCCGGGGCCGAGGCACGCAAGACCGCAGCGAAAACGCTCGCGCAACTCATGTCGCCGATGACCCCGCACCTGTCCGAGGAAATCTGGGCCATGCTGGGCGGTGCGGGCCTGATCGCCAACGCCCCATGGCCCGTCGCGGATGAGGCGATGCTGGTCGAGGATACCGTCACCCTGCCGATCCAGATCAACGGCAAGCGGCGTTCGGAAATCACCGTCGCCAAGGATCTGGCCAAGGAAGAGGTTGAAAAGATCGCCCTTGCAGACGACGCTGTGCAAAAGGCCCTGAATGGCGGGGCCCCGAAAAAGGTGATCGTCGTGCCGGGTCGGATCGTCAATGTCGTCGTGTGA
- the lptE gene encoding LPS assembly lipoprotein LptE gives MSSCDRRSLLALLGVLPLAACGFTPVYGPGGPGLEIRDRLSLATPETRLEFELVSQLEDRLGRVATAPYALSYEIETSTSDLAISDTEDINRVNIYGTVSYSVTDTATGVQVQTGEVSTFTAYATSASPVSTSAAERDAETRLMIALADQIVSRLISGAGAWS, from the coding sequence ATGTCGTCGTGTGATCGTCGCAGCCTGCTGGCCCTTTTGGGTGTGCTGCCGCTGGCGGCCTGCGGGTTCACGCCCGTCTATGGCCCCGGCGGTCCGGGGCTGGAAATCCGCGATCGCCTGTCGCTGGCCACGCCCGAAACCCGGCTGGAGTTCGAGTTGGTCTCGCAACTCGAGGATCGTCTGGGCCGCGTCGCCACAGCGCCCTATGCCCTGAGCTACGAGATCGAAACCTCGACCAGCGATCTGGCGATTTCGGACACCGAGGATATCAACCGGGTCAATATCTATGGCACGGTCAGCTATAGCGTGACCGATACCGCGACCGGCGTTCAGGTGCAGACGGGCGAGGTGTCGACCTTTACCGCCTATGCGACCTCCGCCTCGCCGGTCTCGACCTCGGCGGCGGAACGCGATGCCGAAACCCGCCTGATGATCGCCTTGGCCGACCAGATCGTCTCGCGCCTGATCTCGGGCGCCGGCGCCTGGTCATGA
- the holA gene encoding DNA polymerase III subunit delta encodes MKLGARDATAYFKRPDTSAAGCLIYGDDPVRVGQKRQEVLANLLGPTAEEEMRLARIAAADLRSDHAALLDAVKAVGFFPGPRAVLVEGATDGLAPVFKDALTDWAPGDAQIIATAARLTAKSALRKLFEGAKTAYCAAIYDDPPGRAEIEEMLRASGVGQVDREAANDLDALARSLAPGDFRQMIDKLGLYKLGDDAPVTPADLEAVAPLSREAELDDILHAAAEADSGAIGPILQRLNAQGVAPVTLCISALRHFKTLHAAACHPKGTAAGLAAQRPPVFGPRRDRLMRQLGRWSRPQLEQALSLLVDTDLTLRSSTAAPQMAVMERALIRLAMLPNRRGR; translated from the coding sequence ATGAAGCTCGGCGCGCGCGACGCGACGGCCTATTTCAAACGCCCCGACACCTCGGCCGCGGGCTGCCTGATCTACGGCGACGATCCCGTGCGCGTCGGCCAGAAGCGGCAAGAGGTTCTGGCCAACCTGCTCGGCCCCACTGCCGAAGAGGAAATGCGCCTTGCCCGCATCGCCGCCGCCGATCTGCGCTCGGATCACGCCGCATTGCTCGATGCCGTCAAGGCCGTGGGGTTTTTCCCCGGTCCCCGCGCCGTGCTGGTCGAGGGCGCGACCGACGGGCTTGCCCCGGTCTTCAAGGATGCGCTGACCGATTGGGCGCCGGGCGATGCCCAGATCATCGCCACCGCCGCGCGCCTGACCGCCAAATCGGCGCTGCGCAAGCTGTTCGAAGGCGCGAAAACCGCCTATTGCGCCGCGATCTACGACGACCCTCCCGGCCGTGCCGAGATCGAGGAGATGCTGCGCGCATCCGGCGTCGGGCAGGTCGACCGCGAGGCCGCGAATGATCTCGACGCATTGGCCCGCAGCCTTGCCCCAGGCGATTTCCGGCAGATGATCGACAAGTTGGGCCTCTACAAACTGGGCGACGATGCGCCCGTCACCCCCGCCGATCTCGAGGCCGTGGCCCCCCTCTCGCGCGAGGCCGAGCTTGACGACATCCTGCACGCCGCGGCCGAGGCCGATTCCGGCGCCATCGGCCCGATCCTGCAACGCCTCAATGCACAGGGCGTCGCGCCGGTCACGCTCTGCATTTCGGCCTTGCGGCATTTCAAGACGCTCCATGCCGCCGCCTGCCACCCCAAGGGCACCGCCGCCGGGCTGGCCGCGCAGCGCCCGCCGGTGTTCGGCCCGCGCCGCGACCGCCTGATGCGGCAGTTGGGTCGCTGGAGCCGCCCGCAACTGGAACAGGCGCTGTCGCTCCTGGTGGACACCGATCTGACCTTGCGCTCCTCCACCGCCGCGCCTCAGATGGCGGTGATGGAACGCGCGCTGATCCGGCTGGCCATGCTGCCCAACCGCCGCGGGCGCTAA
- a CDS encoding glutathione S-transferase family protein, whose protein sequence is MSDDYKVIGSVKSRALRVLWLLEEMGLPYEHVPAAPRSDEVTRFSPAGKIPVLIAEGVPITDSVAIMTYLADKHGQFTHPAGTIERARQDSLTHAINDEFDAVLWTAARHSFILPEDKRTPEVKDSLKWEFERSQEGFTHRMAEDGPFLMGETMTLPDILLAHCMGWAVSAKFPVSDPRIRAHAAMMRDRPAFKRALEA, encoded by the coding sequence ATGTCCGACGACTACAAGGTGATCGGCAGCGTCAAGAGCCGCGCGTTGCGCGTGCTCTGGCTGCTCGAGGAAATGGGCCTGCCTTACGAGCATGTCCCCGCCGCCCCCCGCTCGGACGAGGTCACGCGCTTCAGCCCCGCAGGCAAGATCCCCGTCCTGATCGCCGAAGGCGTCCCGATCACCGATTCGGTGGCGATCATGACCTATCTCGCCGACAAGCACGGGCAGTTCACCCACCCCGCCGGCACCATCGAACGCGCAAGGCAGGATAGTCTGACCCACGCCATCAATGACGAGTTCGATGCCGTCCTCTGGACCGCCGCGCGCCACAGCTTCATCCTGCCCGAGGACAAGCGCACCCCTGAGGTGAAGGACTCGCTCAAATGGGAATTCGAACGCTCGCAAGAGGGATTCACCCATCGCATGGCCGAGGATGGGCCCTTCCTGATGGGTGAAACGATGACTCTCCCCGACATTCTGCTTGCCCATTGCATGGGCTGGGCCGTCAGCGCGAAATTCCCGGTCTCCGATCCGCGCATCCGGGCGCACGCCGCGATGATGCGCGACCGCCCCGCCTTCAAACGCGCGCTCGAAGCCTAG
- a CDS encoding TIGR03862 family flavoprotein encodes MTAEDGTDRPEGKVVALDALVIGAGPAGLMAAEELARAGRDVVLAEAKPSAGRKFLMAGKSGLNLTKDAPVDAFVAAYGDAADWLRPMLEEMGPEAVKTWAEGLGQPLFTGSSGRVFPEAMKASPLLRAWLGRIPATLRLGWRWTGWLGDAWRFETPEGPCFLAPRVVVLALGGASWRRLGSDGAWADWMAERGIEIAPFKPANMGFVVEWSDHMRPHFGAPVKAIRLITGEKSVRGEAVISARGIEGGGVYAVSAAVRDGAEFAFDLTPDLSKGEVAARLAKKPRKQTLSRYLGKALGLDPVKRALLQEWGRPLPQEQELARLIKHLPVRHQGPRPIDEAISTAGGIRETDVDDTLMMRAMPGVFVAGEMLDWEAPTGGYLITGCLATGRWAGLHAARWHG; translated from the coding sequence ATGACAGCTGAGGATGGCACGGATAGGCCCGAGGGCAAGGTCGTAGCCCTCGACGCGCTGGTCATCGGGGCCGGACCTGCCGGGCTGATGGCAGCCGAGGAACTGGCCCGCGCCGGGCGTGACGTGGTGCTGGCCGAGGCCAAGCCGAGCGCCGGCCGCAAATTCCTGATGGCCGGGAAATCGGGCCTGAACCTGACCAAGGACGCGCCGGTCGACGCCTTTGTTGCGGCCTATGGCGATGCGGCGGACTGGCTGCGGCCGATGCTGGAGGAGATGGGGCCGGAGGCGGTGAAAACTTGGGCCGAGGGGTTGGGCCAGCCCCTGTTCACGGGATCGTCCGGGCGGGTCTTTCCCGAGGCAATGAAGGCCTCCCCGCTGTTGCGGGCGTGGCTGGGGCGTATTCCGGCGACCTTGCGCCTGGGCTGGCGCTGGACTGGATGGCTGGGCGACGCGTGGCGGTTCGAGACGCCGGAGGGGCCATGTTTCCTGGCGCCGCGGGTGGTCGTTCTGGCGTTGGGCGGGGCATCATGGCGGCGGTTGGGGTCGGACGGGGCCTGGGCCGATTGGATGGCCGAACGGGGGATCGAGATCGCGCCGTTCAAGCCCGCGAACATGGGGTTCGTGGTGGAATGGTCGGATCATATGCGCCCGCATTTCGGCGCGCCGGTGAAGGCTATCCGTCTGATTACAGGCGAAAAATCGGTGCGAGGCGAGGCGGTGATCTCGGCCCGCGGGATCGAGGGGGGCGGGGTCTATGCCGTATCCGCTGCGGTGCGGGACGGGGCGGAATTCGCCTTTGACCTGACGCCTGACCTGAGCAAGGGCGAGGTCGCCGCGCGCCTTGCGAAAAAGCCGAGGAAACAGACCTTGTCGCGATACCTTGGCAAGGCACTGGGCCTTGACCCGGTCAAGCGCGCGCTGTTGCAGGAATGGGGCCGCCCCCTTCCGCAGGAGCAGGAATTGGCACGACTTATCAAGCATTTGCCCGTCCGGCACCAAGGGCCGCGCCCGATCGACGAGGCGATTTCGACGGCCGGTGGCATCCGCGAAACGGATGTGGACGACACGCTGATGATGCGCGCCATGCCGGGGGTGTTCGTGGCCGGCGAGATGCTGGATTGGGAGGCCCCGACCGGCGGCTACCTGATCACCGGCTGCCTGGCAACGGGGCGCTGGGCGGGGCTGCACGCGGCGCGCTGGCACGGCTGA
- a CDS encoding HNH endonuclease family protein: protein MDDTPICPLCQRPIPPEAKQSLHHLIPRLRGGKGGPTVLLHQICHNEIHATLSEAELARNYNTIEALQAHPRLARFIGWVARRPPDFHSKTPGARRGWKRR, encoded by the coding sequence ATGGACGACACCCCGATCTGCCCCCTGTGCCAGCGCCCCATTCCGCCCGAGGCCAAGCAAAGCCTGCACCACCTGATCCCGCGTCTGCGCGGCGGCAAGGGCGGGCCGACCGTCCTGCTGCACCAGATCTGCCATAACGAGATCCACGCCACCCTGTCCGAGGCCGAATTGGCCAGGAATTACAATACGATCGAGGCGTTGCAGGCCCACCCCCGCCTTGCGAGATTCATTGGCTGGGTGGCCAGACGCCCGCCCGATTTCCATTCCAAGACCCCCGGCGCGCGGCGCGGATGGAAACGTCGATAG
- a CDS encoding enoyl-CoA hydratase/isomerase family protein, with amino-acid sequence MIDVTREGGLWTVTLNRADKANSLTSDMLRRLVEITAEAAADDDLRAMILTGAGDKVFSAGADLDEARAGLATSPLWEQVSGGIAALPCLTIAALNGTLAGGAFGMALACDLRIAVPGAKFFYPVARLGFLPQPSDPGRLRDLVGPARAKLLLLGGQKLVSDEALSFGLVDRVIPRDRLLAAAHEIAEAALQGKPDILRGIKAMCDG; translated from the coding sequence ATGATCGACGTCACCCGCGAAGGCGGGCTTTGGACCGTTACCCTGAACCGCGCCGACAAGGCCAATTCGCTGACCTCGGACATGCTGCGCCGTCTGGTCGAGATCACGGCCGAGGCCGCCGCCGACGACGATCTGCGCGCGATGATCCTGACCGGCGCGGGGGACAAGGTGTTCTCCGCCGGTGCCGATCTGGACGAGGCGCGCGCCGGTCTGGCCACCTCGCCCTTGTGGGAGCAGGTCTCGGGCGGCATCGCGGCCCTGCCCTGCCTGACCATCGCGGCACTGAACGGCACGCTGGCGGGCGGAGCCTTTGGCATGGCGCTGGCCTGCGATCTGCGCATCGCCGTGCCGGGGGCGAAATTCTTCTATCCCGTTGCGCGCCTCGGGTTCTTGCCGCAACCATCGGACCCCGGTCGCCTGCGCGATCTTGTCGGGCCGGCGCGGGCCAAGCTGTTGCTCTTGGGCGGTCAGAAACTCGTGTCCGACGAGGCGCTGTCCTTCGGGCTGGTCGACCGGGTGATCCCGCGCGACCGGCTCTTGGCGGCGGCGCACGAGATCGCCGAGGCCGCGCTGCAGGGCAAGCCCGACATCCTGCGCGGCATCAAGGCGATGTGCGACGGGTGA
- a CDS encoding SDR family oxidoreductase — protein MNNDLTGKTAAITGASRGIGAATARELAARGANVVLLARDRDAIAGLSGEIGAQSLAVPCDVTRYWEVESALSAAQSEYGSLDILINNAGAIEPVAHLATVDPDAWAHVIDINLKGVFNGMRAALPLMLDQPDGGTIITISSGAAHNPLEGWSHYCSSKAGAAMLTDCLHLEYGARGIRAMGLSPGTVATQMQKDIKASGVNPVSQLEWSDHIPPDWPAKALAWMCTRDADAFLGQEISLRDQDIRARLGLVA, from the coding sequence ATGAACAACGATCTGACCGGAAAGACCGCCGCCATCACCGGGGCCAGCCGCGGCATCGGCGCGGCCACCGCGCGGGAACTGGCCGCGCGCGGGGCCAACGTGGTGCTGCTGGCCCGTGATCGCGACGCCATCGCCGGGCTGTCCGGCGAGATCGGGGCGCAGTCGCTGGCCGTGCCCTGCGACGTGACCCGCTACTGGGAGGTCGAGTCCGCCCTGTCCGCGGCCCAAAGCGAGTATGGCAGTCTCGATATCCTGATCAACAACGCGGGTGCGATCGAGCCAGTGGCGCATTTGGCCACCGTCGATCCCGACGCTTGGGCCCATGTGATCGACATCAACCTCAAGGGGGTCTTTAACGGCATGCGGGCCGCCTTGCCGCTGATGCTGGATCAGCCCGATGGCGGAACCATCATCACCATCAGTTCGGGGGCCGCGCATAACCCGCTCGAGGGGTGGAGCCATTATTGCAGTTCCAAGGCCGGGGCCGCGATGCTGACCGACTGCCTGCACCTGGAATACGGCGCGCGGGGCATCCGCGCGATGGGCCTGTCGCCCGGCACCGTGGCCACGCAGATGCAAAAGGACATAAAGGCCTCGGGTGTGAACCCCGTCAGCCAGCTGGAATGGTCCGATCACATTCCGCCCGATTGGCCCGCCAAGGCGCTGGCCTGGATGTGTACGCGCGATGCGGACGCGTTTCTTGGGCAGGAGATTTCGCTGCGCGATCAGGATATACGCGCGCGGCTGGGCTTGGTCGCATGA